One window from the genome of Mastacembelus armatus chromosome 18, fMasArm1.2, whole genome shotgun sequence encodes:
- the naa38 gene encoding N-alpha-acetyltransferase 38, NatC auxiliary subunit isoform X2 encodes MATIIEENGPSTHDQPEESSSCQARQHLEGLLNKNMRIRMTDGRTLVGLFLCTDRDCNVILGSAQEFLKSTDTFSQGEPRVLGLAMIPGHHVVSIEVEADSLDDAQGFGANH; translated from the exons ATGGCAACAATAATTGAGGAAAACGGTCCCTCGACTCAT GACCAGCCTGAGGAGTCCTCGTCCTGCCAGGCTCGGCAGCACCTAGAGGGGCTCCTGAACAAGAACATGAGGATCCGCATGACGGACGGGCGGACCCTGGTGGGGCTCTTCCTCTGTACAGACCGGGACTGCAACGTGATCCTCGGCTCAGCGCAGGAGTTTCTCAAATCCACAG aCACGTTCTCCCAGGGTGAGCCCAGAGTCCTGGGCCTGGCCATGATACCTGGTCACCATGTTGTATCCATCGAGGTGGAGGCAGACAGTTTGGACGACGCACAAGGATTTGGAGCAAACCACTGA
- the naa38 gene encoding N-alpha-acetyltransferase 38, NatC auxiliary subunit isoform X1 yields MATIIEENGPSTHTQDQPEESSSCQARQHLEGLLNKNMRIRMTDGRTLVGLFLCTDRDCNVILGSAQEFLKSTDTFSQGEPRVLGLAMIPGHHVVSIEVEADSLDDAQGFGANH; encoded by the exons ATGGCAACAATAATTGAGGAAAACGGTCCCTCGACTCAT ACCCAGGACCAGCCTGAGGAGTCCTCGTCCTGCCAGGCTCGGCAGCACCTAGAGGGGCTCCTGAACAAGAACATGAGGATCCGCATGACGGACGGGCGGACCCTGGTGGGGCTCTTCCTCTGTACAGACCGGGACTGCAACGTGATCCTCGGCTCAGCGCAGGAGTTTCTCAAATCCACAG aCACGTTCTCCCAGGGTGAGCCCAGAGTCCTGGGCCTGGCCATGATACCTGGTCACCATGTTGTATCCATCGAGGTGGAGGCAGACAGTTTGGACGACGCACAAGGATTTGGAGCAAACCACTGA